Part of the Orcinus orca chromosome 5, mOrcOrc1.1, whole genome shotgun sequence genome, gAGTTTGTAGCTGGTCAATGCCAGCTCTCCTCaaagacaggggtggggaggggtgcagaGAGTGGTGTGAGTCCTGTGTTGCCCTGACGTCCTCCCGCATTTTCAAGAGCCAAGGTGAAAGCTCTATAGGAAAAATggcccttaggtgaggcccaacaGTACTTGCCATGGGTCTGACAGATTGGAGGGCATGTCaggtcagggcagggcagggtggggcgggCTGGGGCAGGCCGGGAATGAGGCGGTGGCAAGTCGATCTGGATTGTCACACTGCTAATGCTCCTGTCTCCCCATATGGTTCCCTAGATATGGTTCCAGAACCGAAGAGCTCGGCACCCAAAGCAGAGCGCTAGTGGGCCTGTGAATGCCTTAGCCAAAGGCCCTGATGCCACATCAGCTGTGACTGCCCTGTCGGACCAAAACACCCTGCCAACTGTCCATAGAAGCTCTCATCGTTATCCTCCCTCTCATGCACCTGATAGCATGCAATCCTTTGCTGCGGCCACTCctgttttctccccctcctttcttgTGCCAGAGGCTTCCTATGGGTGCTGTGTGGGCCAGCCGTTGATGTTCATCAtgctccagcccagcctggcaGCCCTTCAGAGATGCCAGAACCCACAGCCTCTTCTGGCCACAGTTCCGTGGGGCGAACGGTCACATGCTCTCATCGCCAGTGGGCAGCCTGCCCAGGGGGCCATCTGGCCACCTGCACCACCAGAGACACACTTCTGGCAGCAGCAGGCAAGCTCAGGTGAAGAGACATCTCCCCAGCTGGAGCAACAGCCCCAGCGCTCAGCCCTTACAGGCTCCTCAAGCCTCCTGGATGAACTCTTGTCAGACGTGGACATTCTGGACAAGGCAGGCCCTTTTCTGAATGTggacacagaggaagaggaactTGCAGCAACCTTGGAAGCCCCCCTTAGCGAGGAAGAATTCAACGCCCTGCTTGACATACTGCCAGGCTCCCCAGTGCCACAGGTttaggggcaggaaggaaggccTTGCCCCGAGCCCCTTTCAAGCCTCCtttcctgggaggcagagccatgggggagagaaagaagaaggaacaagCAACGCTCATGATAGTGTCTGGCAGGGAGAACAAGGCAAGTTGACTGTCGACAGCAACTGCGTTGTGCCCAGGAGGGATGCCATGCTCCACACGGACTGTCACAAAGCTTGCACACCAAGAGGGACACCCTCTCTGAAGCCTCAAGGAATTCAAACCTTCCAATGAGAAAGAGGAGGACCCAATGCTGAACTGGATTTCCCCGTTGTATGTGACATTCCATTGATCCAATCAATAAATCTTGGCACTCAGTTCAAGTTCTTGGTTGTGATTTTGTCACTTTGATTTCTCCCGTGTttcctcagagaggtgaaatcccTCCCATGACCTGGGACAGCATGGAAGGCGGTCCAGATACCCCTGTCTAGTCCCGTAGCTTGTAGCCACAAACACACCCTAGTGGAATCACGAAAACAGTCTCTCAGTGACAACATTCACTTGCTTTCTGGGTGCATGGTATGGAAGGGTTCCTCGAGGGCATTGCCTTTGCACACAAGGACAGAACTATGCAAACACTTTCATTGCCAGGGTTCATAGTAACAAATGTGCCCAATGTATTATGCACACAAatcatctctctccatctctctttctctctctctctctctctctgtctctctctctctctctggctcattATCTGTCCACGGCTACACACTACAGGCACACACCTCTCAAAATATAAGCCAAGTTATAACTAAAGTGATgcacaaatgaactgaaaaaccaAATGCCTGTGGCATTGTTACGTCATGGCAGATGATCCCTTCCActgcttctttcaaaaatattttccaacacaTGTGCCTCGTACACTCTGTGTTGAGTGATTCTCCACTGGCTCAATCCGTGTGCCCATGTCCAGCATGGGAGTGTCAGTGGCACGaagtattaaaataatctaatgtGTAAACAACAATGTATCTGAGTCTCTGGATACAACTGCATCCGGGTCTCTAGCTCTATTGTGTGCATATCTCTGCAGATACATCTAGTCCTCAACTCCCTCCCAGTCACTCCCCTGTCTTAGGCTCCCATTTGTCCAGAGTTCTAGAGCTATATACagcgctctctcgctctctctccctctctctctctccctcactttctctctctctttctctttcactttctctctccctctctctccttcttttcactGGGCAGAAATGGAACATCATTTTCAAGAGCCACACAGGTGGCATAGGCcttctgggaaaagaatctggccaCGGTAGCCTCAGGACAAGTAGGATTGGAGATGTGGAAAGAGACAGCTTATGGAAGAGTTGGTGCTGTCAAGAGGGTGGGGGGAACACTGGGTCACAGTGTTCCGGGAAACACTGAGATGCTTGTGGGTGGAAGGACTTGCACAGGCTCTTCCTAGAGCTAGGAGCTGTGGCTTTACCATCTTGGTTGTCCAATGCTGGCCGCTCCAGAGAAACCTCGGAGCCCAGGGACAGGCAGCGATACCTCCACAGGGAGGCCACCGGTGCACTGTGCATAAACACACCTGCGGGCTCTCAGGATTCCCTGGCTGCCATGCAGATCACAGCTTCTGCTCCCCCAAGCAAGCTTATCCCACCTGGATTGTCCAGGAGGGAGGTGATCCAGGTCTGGCAGGCAGTGccttctgggagaagccagcaaaTCCCATGTTTCAGTGATTAATTTTCTCAGCCAAAACTTCCAACTACTCGGGAAAACCCCCCCTGATCCAACAAGATGGTCATGCCTCCCTCTGATCTCTGGCACTTCAGGACAAGGGACTAGGACATACACCTCCTCAGGACATCCTCCTGGGCCCCCTGGGACTTGCAGACACCTACTGGTCCCGGTGACATCCGTCCAAGGGTACCACCAGACAACCGACCTTAGTGGGTACAGAAAATCAAACACACGGATCACACtaacacccctacacacacacacacatacaaacacacacacacacacacacacacacacacacacacaccagccatgTTTTCACGAAATGCTGGTGTAATTACTCTGATTGCCAACTGTTTCTGAATAAGCTCACTATCCTCATGTTAATCCACGTGGTGGCAAAAGAAGCATGGTGGCAAAAGAACACATTTGGCATGTTTCTGTATTtctgggtggggtttttttgttggtttgttttaagtttttctattctctgcagCCCAAATGCACTGAAAATGTTGGGATGGCTGTACTTGGAATCCAAAGCTTTCCTTTCAAACTCAGCTGTGTCATCATCCATCATGTAACGTGCTACatatccctctccttccccttccccttccccttccccttccccttccccttcctcttctccttctccttcttctacttcttcttcttGGTACAGATGTCAGTTGACCACTGAATGTGAAACCGACTCTGTCTTTTGTACGCCAAGGATAAGCACTGAAAATAAGTTCCTTTCCTTGTGAACCATACACGTGTGGCATGCCCCTTTCTCTGgtctctccatggcatgtgagcaACGGGATGGGTTTCAGAGTACCTCTGAAAAAGTCCCAAACAGCTGAGGACCATGGGTAGACACTAGATAAGCACTCAAGCTTAGTATGTGAATTATCGGGAACTCAAATCCCAGCCAAGGAAATGCTTTAGGAGTGTGAGGCAATGATGTCCTGGTGGTGATGAGGGAAGTGGGAAACGTACTCGACGCAAACTAGGCTCTAGGTTCTCTCTCCATTTGGGAAAGTACAGTGACACACTTAAGCGTGAAGGACTCAGAGGTGGGGAATTCCACGGAGACAGAAAGTATGTGTGGAATGTGGAAAGGTGTGAAAAGGAGAGAGCACTGGACCCcaagcattctggaaaaggatgaCGAGGGCGGCAGCTTCAAAGGGACCTGGGAGCCTCCGAACAGGCCTTCCATTCCAACGCCCACTTGCCTCTCGGGATTCCTTCCAGGTTCTCAATTGGCAAGGAAGGGTTCAGCACCATCTGTCGCTATTTACATAAATAGGGGCGTGGCATCCTCATCTATTATAGACCCTGAGCTTCTGAGAACTGAACAGTTGGCCAGCACTTTCCGTGCCATCCCTGTGGGTCTCCCACCATGGATTCGTCCAGCTCATCCGGCACATACAGCAACTCCAGAGGTACGTTGCCCTCAGCATCTGGGCTCTGCGGTTGGATCATCCAAATACACTCATGCACCTCCCTGACCCAAGGGTTGATCACCACGAAGATTGAAGTTTCCCAATGACCACCAAATGGCATGCACTGATATGCTGGGCCATGTTTCTGGAATCACTTGGGCAAAAGAATGCACCTTGGTTTGGGCATTTCACGTACATATTTCTGGTTTGctgcttcatttgttttccttctagaaATCCACATGGAAGTTGGTAGCCCTGTTGCCTGACAATGGCTTCTCTACTAAAAATCCCAGCCTGTGGTTGCAGTGAATGGAACACGAGTATTTGATAACGTTCCCAACTAAACTGACACTATTTTCCAGTTGACAGTGTTTGGGATTTTGAATTTGTTTCGCATGTTCTATTCTTGCTGTTGTTGCGGATTTGCTCTGTTATGTTGCGTGTTCCATTTGAACTGGTTAACTTCCACGGTGTCCATGGAAATAATCCACATCCAGTATGTGTTAAGATTAGGAGACAAAGAGAGATTTTCTTTGAGCACAACTGAAAGCTAGAACcagggaaacagagattccaggAGCACTCAAACTGTCTTTCATTAGACTCCAAGGTAGGCACTGCAGGAGTCTCTGGAAAGCCAAAATCTGCAGTGTGACAAGTCCGTTCCTTGAGTGCTTTCCAAATATGTTCCTTGGagctggcaggaaggaagggcgCTTTAAAAAGGAGTCCCCGTTGGGGATCTGAAACCCTTGCCTTGTCTTGAATCCTTCCAGAGGGAGACCTGGAGACGACCCTACGTCACCAGCTGCCAGCTGCTAGGGCAGGTAGCCCTTGCAGAAGGGTTGGCATTGACCTAGAGTTGGAGAGATTTCAGGAAACTCAAGATCTCAAGGGTGTGCCGGACGTGCCTGAAACCACACCCTCCCCGGCCATCACACCCGGCTCCCCCCTTAGAATGCAGGAAACAAACACCCATCCATTCCCTTGCTACAAGAAATACGCAACCTCAAataggaaaggggtggggggcagccctTCAGACTGCCCAACTGAAAGAATAGCACGCACACGGGGCGAGTCACCATGACCTCGGTGACTAAAAGGGAAACTCATCTTCTGAGGAGTACTGGGCtgttgtgggtgtgtgggtgggttggCACCATCAGACAGGGCAGCACGTTGGTCATGGCTCAAAAAAATAGGTTTTCTAAAAAATCCTCTAGTGTGTTCTGTGTTGGGGGTTGGCTTGTGTGTTTGTCTGGCTTCATTTGGCTTTCGTCTACTTTCCTTTCCAATAGTGAAAGTGCAGATATGCTGTGCGAATGATAGTTCAGAAGCCAGGTTCCTATGGTTAGCATAGAGTTAGAGGTAAATCTGGTAGAAGCCATCAAGATTTTCCAAGGCCTCCACAGGTGGAAAATCCTTCCACCCGTTTTGGTCACGGTAGCCTGTTTTCCTAGGGCTTTCCCCTTCTGTTTGCATTGCGTCCTGTGGATCATTGGCGATGGTGAGGAGATCCCCATAGCCTTGACCCTCAGCTTAGCTTGAGCCCCCAGGGTCCCACTCAGCATGGCTTTCGGGGTGCACCCACAGTTTTTCCAAATGCACAGTCTTCCCGTGGCTTAGAGCTTTTTCTCATGGCACAAGAACCAGCACTGGGCCGGCACCGTTGATTTGCACCTCCATGGATTCTCCCCTGACACattccccctcttctctcccacagGCCGACTCTCAAGACCATCGCGAAGGAGGAGGCTTGCTCTGAGTCTGAGTCAGAAGGACACCCTGCAAGCACTCTTTCAACAGAACCCCTACCCCGGGATAACGACCAGAGAATGGCTGGCACGAGAACTGGACATTCCAGAAAGCAGAATTCAGGTACAACCGAGTCTCTCGATCCATTTTCCCTCTCGGGGTCCATGTCCAGACGCAAGTTGCCCCACTCCAGTTGCACTCCTTACTCTAGGGCTTTCCTCTTTGGGGTGCTCCAGACAGCAGGAAGTCGAATCTTGGCAAGAAGGTGGCTCCCTTTGGAAAACGTGGCTGGACTGAGCTGTGTGGCGAGAGGTCCATTCAAATGTGTGGTCAAGTATAAAAGGCGAGGGGCCAAGGAAGCAGGAAGGCCTGGTGGTGTCAAGGAGATGTTACCTTGATGGCTGGCCTCCGAGGAACTAGCTGTGCTGAAGACTTCCCTCTCTGGGCAGGTTGGAGAGGTGTCACCAAAGTTAGGAACACCATGCCTGTGACCTTACATAGTTTCGCCGAAGACTGATTGACTTTCCCTACGAACACTTTTTCTCAGGGTGTCCAATTTTCCGTGCACCACCATCAGAAATGTCtaaagacatgcacacacacacgcacacaagcaCAGGTCCACACTGCTGTTCGGCCTCGGGGAATGAGGTAGCATGCACAATGTTTCACTGTTGAAGACAAGAACACATATTCTGAAGAAGGGGAGCGGGTACATAAGAGCCTCCTGACCTAAAAGTGATGGAGGCATGTAGTCCCTGAGAAGTAAGTGTCAATGTGTAGTTCCCAGGCAGCATGAGAAGAGTGGTTTTCATGGGGGCACTTGCTAATGGATACGATTGCATGTTATGAGACAGTACTGCCTGTGGGGACataagagaggcagggagacatgAATCGGGCATGGACTATGGGAAACGGGAGGCAAAGAGACCAAATGAGGGAAAGGAGATTGAGCCTGAGAGcctgggacagagacagagagaggggaaggcaggcaggcagtcaCTTGGGCAGCCGGGGGGGTCGCAACAGAGACAGACGTCAACAGGTAGATGTGGAGAATCGTAGACAGAGACCAAAAGACCCACAGAGAAAATGGTAGTTTTGATGAGAACggctggggcgggggagagagacagagagagttagCTATCCATCCCATTCTGACTGTGGGAAAGCAAGCATTGTCTCCTCCTGTGTCACAAGTCATTACTCTGGACACCAGTAAGGTGACTCGAAGAGGAAGGATTATTTTCACGGACACAGGTTGTGTATTCTGGAATCTGGTGCACTTCTTCAGAGGTAAAAGCCGGAGTCTACATTCTACATGCTAGTGAGACTTCAGTCCCTTTGAATCGTAAATAtttccactgggggcagacgggCCATACTGGGTCTCCATCAGTCGGCTTGTTGCTGGCCGGCTGGCTGGTGCGTTTGTGCGTTTGTTCTATGGTGCATCCCTGCAATAGATCTTGGAAGTACGTGCATAAGCATTGAAAGACAAGGCTCTCTTTCTTTGTACCCAGGTTTGGTTTCAAAACCAACGAAGAAGACGCGTAAAGCAGAGCCGATTGCTGTCGGAGAATGCCTTCAAAGGAGGGCAGTCACAGCCGCTGCGGCCCCCACCACCTGAGGCTTTGACTCGAGGTAAGTACCCGGCATTCCATAGGCATTTCCCCAGAGCATCTCCTTGAGACAGAATCATCTATGAACGTGGATGACCATGGGAGGCCAAGAACGCTTCAGAGAGGAAACCATGATATCTTGGGTTCTTGCCCCATTCCTGTTCCACCCAGGAGCATCATGCCCCTcttggagggtggggagatgcATGCCCAGGAAGGCTTGGAATCTTTGGGTCCAGATCCTGCCCGGACATGCAGAAATGCCTTCTTCCATCACATGGGGCCTTTTCACATAACACTGAGTAAGGTGTATCGATGTATCGATCTTGATCTATGACATACCGCTTCCTACATACCACACACTGGATCTGCTGTGAATGTGCTGAAATTGGCCTGAAtgtcctctcttctctgtgtgttcttCTTTAGGAAGCATGGGAAGAGAGGCCAGGCGAAAGAGGACTTTCATCTCTCCTTCTCAAACAAGGGTCCTTGTGCAAGCCTTTGAGAGGGATCGATTTCCATCTATTGCTGCCAGGGAAGAATTGGCTCACCAGACAGGAATTCCCGAACCTCGAATCCAGGTAAGTTCTCCACCAGTGGGTGGAACTTGGCTTCTCCCACGAGAAAGGAGTGTTAACCCTTGCGACGGGTTGTTGCTGGATATATGTAGGCTTGGAGACGGGGGATTGGGAGGACGTTCCCTTCGTCTTACGAATACGCTACGGGGGCTGATCTGAAGGCATCCATTTCCAGAAGAGGACAGGGCAATGGAAGTcctgggcagccagggaggggcctgAGTTTGTAGCTGGTCAATGCCAGCTCTCCTCaaagacaggggtggggaggggtgcagaGAGTGGTGTGAGTCCTGTGTTGCCCTGACGTCCTCCCGCATTTTCAAGAGCCAAGGTGAAAGCTCTATAGGAAAAATggcccttaggtgaggcccaacaGTACTTGCCATGGGTCTGACAGATTGGAGGGCATGTCaggtcagggcagggcagggtggggcgggCTGGGGCAGGCCGGGAATGAGGCGGTGGCAAGTCGATCTGGATTGTCACACTGCTAATGCTCCTGTCTCCCCATATGGTTCCCTAGATATGGTTCCAGAACCGAAGAGCTCGGCACCCAAAGCAGAGCGCTAGTGGGC contains:
- the LOC125964502 gene encoding double homeobox protein 4-like protein 4, giving the protein MDSSSSSGTYSNSRGRLSRPSRRRRLALSLSQKDTLQALFQQNPYPGITTREWLARELDIPESRIQVWFQNQRRRRVKQSRLLSENAFKGGQSQPLRPPPPEALTRGSMGREARRKRTFISPSQTRALVQAFERDRFPSIAAREELAHQTGIPEPRIQIWFQNRRARHPKQSASGPVNALAKGPDATSAVTALSDQNTLPTVHRSSHRYPPSHAPDSMQSFAAATPVFSPSFLVPEASYGCCVGQPLMFIMLQPSLAALQRCQNPQPLLATVPWGERSHALIASGQPAQGAIWPPAPPETHFWQQQASSGEETSPQLEQQPQRSALTGSSSLLDELLSDVDILDKAGPFLNVDTEEEELAATLEAPLSEEEFNALLDILPGSPVPQV